In Pelodictyon luteolum DSM 273, the genomic stretch AAACACGAGGTCCGGCTGCGCTGCCGTGAGCCGGCGCACCATGTCACCCGGCTCGCCAACCAGCCTGGTCAGCTGATGCTGGCCTGTGGCAAGGAGGGTATCGGGGACCTCCCATGGCCGGGGCGAGTACACAACAATCTTCATGGCTGTTTATTTGACCAGTATGGGAGGAGTGTAGGCACCGTATGCTATCCCGTTTCCAGTTCCCGGGGTTGTTCCAGGGATGAGAGCGGTGTTTACGAAATGGCCGGAGATATATTTCCCATCTCTTCCTTGCTTGCCGGCGTGATCAATATGAAATGCGGCGATTGCTACGATAGGCTGAGAAGAGTTTGCTTTAATGTTGTCAACAACGAATATGCCTACATCTTTATCCTCGGGTACGAAATCGAATCCATGAGCTTTGGTCCCAGGCTGTATATAGGTGTTGTCACCGATGTATAATGCGGTGTCGTTGCCGTTGGTAGTGAGGTCCTTGAGTAGATCCCACAGGAATCGGCCGCTCGGATTTCCGTCCTCAGTCTGAAAGGTGGTCCATTCGCCCGACAACACGCCATCATCGCTATCTTCGAAGTGGTAGATGGAGCCAAGCTTAATGGTCGGGGCGACACCATTTTCCAGCACAGGGGAGTTTGTATCCCGGTCCCAGTAATGATCAAGCATTGGAGTTGCAATGACAAAGGGGAACATACCTGTTCCACCGGAGGGTGGAGCTATCACGGCAATAGCGCTGGCCTGGATGCTTCTTTCAGTAATGCCCAGAATTGGCGCGAAGAGGAGCTGCAGGGGGCCGTTGTTCTGGGTCGCGGAGATGGCTGTTGTGACGCGAACTGCGGGGACATCACCTGTTGCGGGTACGCCGGGTGTGCCGGCAGGGCGCATGCCGAGTGCCGGGTTCAGGATGTTCCAGTAGCCCGTTTCAATGGCAGCATCCTGAATCTGCCCGCCATTGGCGACGTTGCTTCGTGCTACATCCAGTGCCTTGATGGATGCCGCTGACCAGTTGTAGGGCTGGCCCCCGGGGTCGCTCAGCGAGCGGGCACCGCCGAGTGATGCGGCGTCGGCCGCATTCTGCAGCTCGACTTTGACCAGGTGGATGCGGGCCAGGTCAACCGCCAAGGCGGCAAAACCCAGCAGTACCGGCAGGACAATGGCGAACAGGATGGCCGTGCCGCCACGCTGGCTTTGCAGTCGCCTGGAGCTGTGGTGTTTGTGTTCCATGGCTATTCAAGTCTCATGCTGGTTTGGGCCGAGGTTGTGAGGCCCGAAAAAATGTAGAACCCGGTGTAATTGCCGCTGGCCGTGACGGTGAGAATGTCGCCCGAAACGCTGGCCTGGGGCACGGGGGTGGCGTCGGAGCCGAATGAGATGACGCTGCTGCAGAGCGGCAGGGCTGCATTGACGGCATTGGCGGTGTTGTTTCCGTCCGCGTCATACAGCACTCCTGCACGTGCCCCTTCCCGGGTTGCCATGGTGAGCACGGTTTTGTTGTAGAGCGCGACGGAAAAGTAGACTACCCCGAAAAGCAGCATGAGCAGCACGGGCAGGATGAAGGCGAACTCGACCAGTACGCTGCCTTTCTGGTCCCGCGCCTGTCCATGTGAGGGCGCCGGGAGCACAAGCGCCTGCCTTTCCCGGGTGTTCATTTTGACCCCCGTGAGCTCTGCAGCTTGCCTTCGATGAAGAGTTCGCTTGAGCTAGGCGGAACGAACCTGTCGGTCGGAAGTTCCGGCGCCTTGTCACTGGCTTTGATGAGGGTCGGGCGGATGATCACCATAAGCTCGGTCGTTTCGGAACTCTTCTCCGTGTGCCGGAACAGCGAACCGAGAATGGGGATGTCTGCGAGCAGCGGTACGGCGCGTACGACTTCGGTGAGGTTATCGCGGAGCAGGCCGCCGATCACAAGGTTTTCTCCCTCCCT encodes the following:
- a CDS encoding pilus assembly protein TadG-related protein, yielding MEHKHHSSRRLQSQRGGTAILFAIVLPVLLGFAALAVDLARIHLVKVELQNAADAASLGGARSLSDPGGQPYNWSAASIKALDVARSNVANGGQIQDAAIETGYWNILNPALGMRPAGTPGVPATGDVPAVRVTTAISATQNNGPLQLLFAPILGITERSIQASAIAVIAPPSGGTGMFPFVIATPMLDHYWDRDTNSPVLENGVAPTIKLGSIYHFEDSDDGVLSGEWTTFQTEDGNPSGRFLWDLLKDLTTNGNDTALYIGDNTYIQPGTKAHGFDFVPEDKDVGIFVVDNIKANSSQPIVAIAAFHIDHAGKQGRDGKYISGHFVNTALIPGTTPGTGNGIAYGAYTPPILVK
- a CDS encoding TadE/TadG family type IV pilus assembly protein; protein product: MNTRERQALVLPAPSHGQARDQKGSVLVEFAFILPVLLMLLFGVVYFSVALYNKTVLTMATREGARAGVLYDADGNNTANAVNAALPLCSSVISFGSDATPVPQASVSGDILTVTASGNYTGFYIFSGLTTSAQTSMRLE